In Aphelocoma coerulescens isolate FSJ_1873_10779 unplaced genomic scaffold, UR_Acoe_1.0 HiC_scaffold_46, whole genome shotgun sequence, the genomic window cccgctgccgacgccgtcctgccggggacggactggggggatctccttccccttccctgtggcacggaggcaaatcccatcctctccttgtccttcctcccccagacaaggagctgaggacagagcccagggaggacaaatccccgcggcagaacctggtggaagaggccgttttgagcagctccatggcacaggaatccaacggggaggaaaagccccggagatcccgcaggaggaggggctgcaaacgcagcccagggtgctctgaggaggaaagacccaccctgtgccgggaaggcggccggagatgcagccagaggtcagagctggtggttcatgagcagcttcacgatggggagaagcctcacaagtgtggggaatgtgggaggagcttcaggtggagctcccacctgatcaatcaccagaggatccacatcagggagaggccctatgagtgtggggaatgtgggaagagcttcaggtggagctccaacctgatcaatcaccagaggatccacaccggggagaggccctatgagtgtggggaatgtgggaagagcttcaggtggagctcccacctgatcaaccaccagaggatccacactggggagaggccctatgaatgtggggaatgtgggaagagcttcagccagagctccagcctgatccgccaccagtgcatccacactggggagaggccctatgagtgtcctgagtgtgagaagaggtttcagaccagctccaatctcctcctgcaccagcggattcacacggatgagaggcccttccgctgccccgactgcaggaagggatTCAAACAAAACTCCCACCTCatcacccaccggcgcatccacaccagggagaggccctatgagtgtccccagtgtgggaagagcttctcaaaGAGCTCCTCCTTCATCATCCACCagtgcatccacactggggagaggccctatgagtgtcccgagtgtgggaagaggtttcagaccagctccagtctcctccggcaccagcggattcacagggatgagaggcccttccgctgccccgactgcaggaagggcttcaggtACAACTCCACCCTCgtcacccaccggcgcatccacaccggggagcggccctacgagtgtccccactgtgggaagagcttctcagacAGCTCTAACTTGACcagacaccaacggaggcaccgctaagggaagccctgcgagtgccccaactgcaggaagagctttgtcctctgctccagctccatctcccatcagaggagccacgtttggcagagccctggtgacccacattccctgtgatccgTGTTGGGAAGAGCCCTGGCTGGTTCTCTCCACGTTCTCGTGGATCCCTGTAGGCACCTGGGTGaacgcaggggcaggaacatccatcgggactcagatcgtcattggaaattcattgggaagagctgattttttaactttacaccctaaaattttcatctgctctgtccAATTGTTTTTTCTGGTGGTATCAAGCAACCCTGGATGACCTTGGAGATCTTCTGCAgcctaagtaatttctgtgttaatcccactgaaacaaccaaaattggggtagaaataaagaaatgaaacaaagagATCTAAAGCGGCACCATTTTACTGGAATTTGGGGttgaatttggggttcaggggaatATTCGGGAGGATCTGAGTGTTGTGGGGCTGTGAAGCCAGGCAGACTGGGGCCACAATCTTGTGTTGTCAGAACGTgtccacctgagcccacctATTCTACAGGAATTCTggttgtctgtcccagtccctgctctgggTCTCTCCCTTTGGGGTGTGACCTccaaagtgcccaaatcgctgctgaagtgcctgagctgctcagggctgtggatgttcctgtcccccagcctgtcctggtcggtgccatgggggctgggagggggcctggggggctccttaagggactgggaggggcttttgtGGCTCTTGAGGGCATTTGTGGTTCTTGGAGGGGCCTTTTAGGGTGGTCTCAGAGAGTTTTGGTGATCTTGGCTGGGCCGTGTGTCTTGGAGAGAATTTTGTGGTTCTTGGGGTCATTTATGAtgcagggagtggttggggGGTTCCTGGCCACgagctgtggggtggtttgaggggtctgggagtggctgtagggctgggagggggttttagggcctctcccccagactccaaagctgccaccagaccccacccccaagatgctgctggTGGTCGGGGATTCCATGTTGGGGTTcatcctcctggcactgcaggagaaggtgagggggggtccccaggggccgtgtgtgtccccccagagcgtgtgtgaccccccccatcccggtgtcacccccttttccctgcccacagggctcctgagccagcccctgctgccccgggagggaatttggggagggggcagaggggggtgcgcagcccccgccgggggatgaccccggcccagcgcccttcgttcagcaccgagctgggcttggggccgcaggaggaagaggccgatgggaagcagatcctgcaggggggacagggcttgggctcagggcaaggtcctgccctgcacacctggctcaggtgtgagcctgccccgggaagggagcgggacattcccatccccacgcatcagggctgggagcagcgctgggagcacggacatggaaatcctgggagccactgggaccgcactggggggtgaatgatcccccccagcacctttccaggccgccctgcgacctgagaaatgctcgctgggcctcggccttggccaagagcccccgggctcagctgctctgagctcaggcactgctggctcccgcaacccgcccagggccgccctgcccgtgccggggctgtgctggaattctctgctgctgctgggccactcggggggtctggccccgcaggaaaggtgaccctgagccaggagctttccttggccgcagcaaagcctcggcacggaaagaccttcccagcgctgtgccctgggccgggagggattgtgccaccagagctgtccctccatttcttctgccaggcagctttagcacaggaaaagtggagaagccagagctgcctctcagctttccgcagccctccagaggaatcctgtgtgggaagcagcctgggaacagggttgaggtgccagggcaggggaattcagagccctttcctcccccgtgggcccaggctctggcccttgccctttgcgatggccctgcagctgccagaggggcctttttggctcagctgagagcagtcctgctgcaaggctgtcctcgagctgcttgggctgcacatgtgcccagggaatgctcattgcttgcagtctcaggcgctgtgggtgtgcaggtgtaactactgcaggagggaacagctctgctgggggcagttcttgcaaggtgctggccctggctcggggctgggccggggccagcggcagaaaatcaacttgcagctcgggccccgcagcagggaggagcagcaattgctgggggagagagactcttgccaagggcctgcggggccgggccccagggaacggcttcccgctgcccgagggcaggctgagatgggatgtggggcagcaatggttccctggcagggcgctcagggcctggcacaggctggccccagaagctgcggctgcccccgcatccctgcaagtgtcccaggccggctcggccattggggcttcctgcccaggagggctgggctgggctggggctgctgagggcgggatgggctctggctgagccagctgaaggctgcgcatgatgaggccggggggaccccgttgctgagtgggttctggggtatcccacattcctgaagggatttcagggtatgtcccattcctgaggcagttttggggtccccccaatgcttagggaggggttctgagaggggggctctggtacttggaagggggacctattgtcagggagccggggagcccattttgggaaggatgctgctgtttctggcaatgttgagaggttctgaatgggctgtggggccctggctgtcattttgggacttgaggtgagcccatgggcacagcaagggctgaggagaggttccaagctgccatttgggatggagggattgagcgggtgcctccaataaactcaatgccAGCCCCAGTGTGTtgatggcagccccaaatggctcgatccgtcagccccaaggcctggctgtggggagtcgggagccacagaaggggaattggtgtccaggaggggtgggatggggtgggatgggatgggatgggatgggatggggtgggatggggtgggatggggtgggatggggtgggggtggcattgtgggggtgggatgaagttttGGAATGATGGGCGTGGTTTGGGCACTTGGAGTGGGACATTTCagggagggaaagcaggagctgcttttggggaggctcctgctgctttttgacaattttggggcctctaagtggcttctgggaggttgcagtgaatttggggaaacCCCCCACAACttggggggctgaggtgaagtccccacattttgggagggtgaggggaacccaattgggaggggatcctgctgctttgcaccccttcaatggggtgagaagCAGCTTGTGAGGGAAGGAGTTACGGAAGGAATtacggaaggaaggaaaggaagaaagaaagaaagaaaggaagagagaaagagagaaagggagaatgcgagaaggaaagaaagaaaggaaagaaaagaacgAAAGAacgaaagaaagaacaaaagaacgaaagaaagaaaggaggaaagaaaggaaggaatgaaGGACCGAAAGCAacaaggaaaggaggaagaaaagaaaagtagaaaagaagaaagaaaaaaagaatgaaatcaACAAGAaactataaaaataaagaaaaaagaaataaaaaacatttaaaactgaagaaagcaagcaatcaaaatataataaaaatgaaagaaagaaaagaagaaaggaagaaaatcaaaaaacaGA contains:
- the LOC138101780 gene encoding zinc finger protein 3-like; translation: MEEEARIHTDERPFRCPDCRKGFKQNSHLITHRRIHTRERPYECPQCGKSFSKSSSFIIHQCIHTGERPYECPECGKRFQTSSSLLRHQRIHRDERPFRCPDCRKGFRYNSTLVTHRRIHTGERPYECPHCGKSFSDSSNLTRHQRRHR